The segment GCCGTGCCCAGCGCGAACGGCATGAACAGGGTGTTGAGCAGGATCAACGGCCAGATCATCGACGACAGCGTGCTCTCCTGGCCAAGATCGCTCATCAGCCAGCCGAACGCGCACAAGCCTGCCAGGCTGACCAGCAGATAAGGTTTGAGGGCGGGCCAGCGCATCATCAAGGCAAGGTGCAGCGGAATCGTGAGCAATCCGGCCAGACTGGTCAGTCCGAGCGACCAGCCGCTCGCCGTGACCGGAAATCCGAGGCCCTGCACCATGAAAATCGGCAGAATGTAGTTGCTGGCCGACACCACCAGGTAGCCGAAGCCGTAGATGCCCATGCCCAGCCAATAACGCCGACTGGAAAACTCGGCATAGGAAATCAGCGGCGTCCGATGACGCCAGTCAATCCACAGATAGGCCAGCAGCAGCATGGCGGCGAGTATGCCGGCCACCGCCAGCGAGGCGGGATGACCGAACAAGTCGTAGCGCGAGCGCTCCAGCATGAACTGCAGCAGGAACATGCCGAGCGTCAGCCACAGGATGGCCCAGGGATGCACCTTGTCGGGCTGCTCGTTTTCCACGGGCTCGTGCTCCGGCACGGAGTGCGCCACCATCCGGTCGACCAGCGCGGTCAGCGGCAGCATCACCCAGAACAACGCCCTCCAGGACCCCTGATCCAATAGCTCGGATGCCAGAATCGGAGCCAGCGCCGATCCCAGGGTAATGCCGAACGGAAGACACAGCAGCGCGGGGATGCGCTCCTTGCCGGAGTAATGGAGCACCTGAACGCG is part of the Paludibacterium paludis genome and harbors:
- a CDS encoding MFS transporter — encoded protein: MSPRSRAFTWHHACIVFIVFLEYLQTIMVSFASRYIAGGIDAAPEEFSLAAACYATVAVVVILGHRYLVQTLGYRRMLRLSLLAFAAGAVLCATAHSVPVFIAGRMVQAVGGSAFFTASRVQVLHYSGKERIPALLCLPFGITLGSALAPILASELLDQGSWRALFWVMLPLTALVDRMVAHSVPEHEPVENEQPDKVHPWAILWLTLGMFLLQFMLERSRYDLFGHPASLAVAGILAAMLLLAYLWIDWRHRTPLISYAEFSSRRYWLGMGIYGFGYLVVSASNYILPIFMVQGLGFPVTASGWSLGLTSLAGLLTIPLHLALMMRWPALKPYLLVSLAGLCAFGWLMSDLGQESTLSSMIWPLILLNTLFMPFALGTAAASTFRGIDEKVFSHAYQVKNSMREVANSVGLSVATIIMQMRGNLHYSRLAETSAAIRPGYGTAAGGPDPWGLLGNPEPAALLRLAGEIDHQATLMACRDFFWGMAVVALATACGVCVARRIR